A region of the Methanobrevibacter ruminantium M1 genome:
CACCTAATGTATTGAATATGCTGGAAGACTTGGATATTGATCCTTTAGGAGTTTCTACAGATTCTCTTATGCTTGTAGTTCCTCCAGAGATTGCTGATGACGTTGTTAAAACTGTGAGCGATGTTGGAGTTTACATTACAGAGATTGGTAAGGTGGATGATGAAGGCAGTCCTCGCCTTATTAAGGAAGATGGAAGTGTAGATACTTTGGTTCCTCTATTTAGGGAAGCTGCTTACACAAAGATTAAAAAGTTAGTTGGAGATACAACTCCTGAAGACTTTGAAATCATGAAGGAAAAAGTTCAAAAGGCTGCAGATGATTCTATAAGGAAAAAAGAAAGAGTCATTGATTATATTTTGAATAATAATTAGTTTTAATTAATAAAATGGAGAATAAATTAGTTAGCGGTTTTGTTAAGTTTTTATTCAATCGTTAATTATTATTTATTTTCATTCATTTTTTTATTTATCATTTTCATTTTTTTATTTATTTTCATTTAAAAGGTGATAACATGGCATTAGAAGGTGCAGAAAGAATAGATGAATTTATAAGCGAAGCAAAAGTGTTTTTCTTAGCAACTGTTGACGGAGACAAACCAAAAAACCGACCATTAGGTTTCCATCTTCTTAAGGATGGTAAAATCTACTTTGGTGTTGGAAACTTTAAGGACGTATACAAACAAATGGAAGCAAATCCTTATGTTGAAATTGTAGCCCTTGTAGAAACTGATTTCCTAAGATACTATGGAAAAGCTGTCTTTGAAGAAACATACGACATGGCTGATGCTATAGTTGCTGGAAACGAATTCCTGCAAGGAATTTATAATGATGAAACCGGTTTTAAATTAGCTATTTTCCACTTGGAAGAGGCCACTGCGGAAATCCGTGACATAACCGGTAAAATCAATGAATCATATAATTTCTAATTCTTTTTTTCTTTTATTTTTTTTATTTCTTTACTAAACTACTTTTCAAGCTAATTAAGGCAGATTTTTTAATTTTAGGAGCTATTAAATAAATTACTTATAAAAAACATTTTGATTATAATTTTTGTGATTAGATTTAATGATTTAAAGTCAATTTTGAGATATTTTTTATTAAAGGTGAGTCTATGAGCTTATTTAAAAATTTTATTGGAAATTTTAAAAAATCTGATGTATTGGATTTAGCTAAGGGCTTTAAATTAGAATATGAAGCCAATAATTTGGAAAATATGAAATCGATTGTAGATAAATTTGTTGATTTTCATCCTGATTCCTATTTTGCTTCTTGCTCTATGGTGATTTATATAATTCAATTGTATAAGAAAGATCCTTTAAAGGTGTCTCCAAATATGCTTAATAATTTAAGCATTATGGAACGCAATATAAAATTTTATGATAATTCAAGCACTGACTCTTTAGATAATGAAGAGTTGGAACTAAGGCAATGGTTTAAAAAGGAAGTTTATGAAAACGTTAAATATATGGAATCTGCAGGATTAAGATTTTCTGCTGATGATAAATAGTTTGCTAAACTTGAGTTTGGAAAATAAATCAACGTGATAAAGGGGAATATAAAACTTTCGAAATAAATTTATAAAAGAAATCAACGTGATAAAGGGGAATATGAAACATTCAAAATAAATTTAAAAAAATTAAACAAAAATAGATAATTTATTATAATTTAAAGAATATATTATTATTAGATATCCTTAAAAAAGGGTATTCTTTAAAAAAGAGGTGAAAAAATGCAACTTAATAAAATTTGTTTAGCTGCTATCGTATTATTTGTTTTATTCACTATTTTGAAATTTGTGATGAAATGGAGTTTTAAATTATTTGCTATAGGAATTGTAATTTGTATTATCCTTGCAATATTTGGATTCTTCAAAGGAGATGACTTATAGTTAATCTATTTGTCATAGTTTCGTAAGATTTTGGTTTAAAGGACTAATTTTAATAAATTAAGTTCTTTAAACAATAGTTTTACTAAAACAAGTTTTCAAAAGGCTTTTTAATCAAAATCCTAAAGAGAGTAGAATGTCAAGCAATTCAGATAAAGATATATTAAAAGAATTAAGAGATATAACAAAAGACAAGGAAAGCTGGAAATCAAATATAAATCATGTCGCAGTTAAATTGAATGATGATTTTTCCCTTTCAGTAAAGGCAAAGGTCTTATGGCTTCTTGGAGAAATGGGTTTAAAACACCCATTGGAGATAGAAGAATATGTCGATGACATTGCAGTTTATTTGGAGGATGATCATCCTAAATTGAGGGAAAGGTCAGCTAATGCAATTGGAAGAATAGGCAGGGCTGATAAGAACTTAGTAATCAATTATATGGATAAATTGATGAAACTGAGTGACGATGAATCAGAAAGTGTAAGGCATGCATTCATCTGGGCTTGTGAAAACATAGCTGTAAATGCTCCAGAATTGTTTTGTGAAAAATTGGATATATTTTATGAAATGATTTCAGATCCTGGTGAAAAGGTTCGCATAGAAGCTCCTGAAATCTTTAGGGTAGTTGGAAAAAGAAATCCAAGTTGTGTAAAGCCTTATTTGGATAAATTAGAGCATATAGCAGAAAATGATGAGAACCCTGTTGTTCGCATTCATAGTGCTGGTGCAGTTCGAATTACAAGAAAAGCCTTAAAAGAAAGTGATAATGCTTAAATAGTTTTAATTGATTTTTTTTTAACTTATTTTCTAACTAAATTGTTCTTATTTTATTTATAAACTTATTTACTCCTTTTTTATTTTTTAGTTTTTTTTTTAATTTAAATTTTTTACTCATTTTTTGTGTTTTTTATTTTTTTTAATTTAATATTTTTACTCATTTTTTATTTTTTTAGTTTTTTAATATTTTTATATATTTTTTAATATTTAGGTATACCAAAACTTTTATATTTAACTTGATTCAAATATTTATTCACAAGATTATTTAATGGATTTTAATTTATTCAAATAGAATTTATTAATTTTTTTAATTTATTATAAAGGTGTTAAAATGGGCTTTTTTTCAAATATGAGAAAACCAGAAGGAAAATTAGGCAATATTCAATTAAAATCAATGAATAAGGAACATACTCCAGTTTCATTATGGGGTTTAAAACATCTAGACATTTCTCCGGAGGATACAATTTTAGATATTGGGTGTGGCGGGGGAATGAACATTAATCGTATGGCTCAGACTGCAAAGAAGGTTTATGGGGTTGATTATAGCATAGAAAGTGTAAATCTTTCAAAAGAAGTGAATGCTGACTTTATTAGGAGCGGAAAGGTTGAAGTTTATGAAGGAAATGTTTCAAATCTTCCTTTTGAAGACAATAGCTTTGATATTGTAACTGCTTTTGAAACAGTTTATTTTTGGCCAGATATTGAAAAATCATTTGGAGAGGTTAAAAGAGTTCTTAAGCCAGATGGAATGTTTTTGATTGGCTGTGAATCAAATGGGGCAAACAATTTAGCAATGAAGTTCTTTGATCGTGTAATAGACATGGAACTCTATGAAGATAATGAATTATATGGATTTTTGAAAAATAATGATTATGGTGATATAACCATTTATTTAAGGGATGGAAAAAACAAACAAGAGATTATTAAAAAGGATGATAAAACCTTTGTAATTGATGATGATTATGATAATTTTTCTATTTCAGATAGATGGGTTCAATGGATGACTATAACTGCTATAAAATGATTTTAATAGGGTTATAGTTAATTTTATAATCTTTTATTAATTATTTTTATTTAAGTCAATTTCATGCTTTCATATCAATTTTACATTTTTTAATCAATTTTACGAGATGGGGTCAATTTTATAGTTTCATATCAATTTTACATTTTTTAATCAATTTTACGAGTTGAGGTCAATTTTACATTTTCATATCAATTTCACACTTTCACATCAATTTAACAATTTTAAATCAATATTTAATTAAATCAAGTCTTTAATAAGCTTTAAATAGCATAAAATCAAATATCTACTTAACAATGATTTAGGTAATATTATGTTAAGTTTAATTAAAGACAATAAAGGCTTTTTATCTCTTATAGATGCTATTTTATCTATTTTTCTAATTTTTATAGTTCTAATCTCATTTAATATGATTGTAGATATGGAGATGCCTAGCTTATCCGAAGACAACAATCAATTCAAGACAAGTCAAGATCTTATGGAGCTGATGTCTTCAAAGATAGATGGCAGGGATTATTCCACATTGGAGCGAATCTCATATGTTTTATCCTCCAATGATAATTCGATAGCCTCAAGAAGGGAAGTTAAGAATATTCTAGATGATTTCTTTAGCGCTCATCTGGGTTCTGACTATAAATATGTTTTTATAGAGACTAATCAATTAAATGGCTATGTCTTGTCATCTGATGGTGATTATTCAACTGCTGATGAGGTTTCTCTAGCTATAAGAAACTATGGAAATTATTCTTATAAGCTTTATATTTTCAAGGCTTAAATGGTGTCCTGTTCTAGGGATTGTAATTATTTAGGGGTTGTCATGCTCTAGGGATTGTAATGCCTAAGAATTTTGAATTAAATCTGTGGCCATAGCAAATTTTGCTTTAAAAATGCTCATCTTTATATAGTGGAAAAAACATATATTTATTTGTTGAAATATTAGCAATTTCACTATTTTTATTTTTATATTTCAATTGTCTTTGCCCTGGTGGTGTAGCTTGGATAACACGTGGGACTGCGGATCCCATTCCCCGGGTTCAAATCCCGGCCAGGGCATTTTTTTATTTAATTACTTCTTTTATAAGTAGATTTACTGGATTTTAATTTTAAAATTTAATTTTCTAAATTGGCTTTAATATTTAAAAATTCTTAAACTTAATTCAATGCTTATTAATAATTTATTGAGGAATGGCTATGCTTAATGCAAACACTTATGTAACAGAGGAAGAAGGTATCGGCGGAACTATAAGAAACAGATGGGAAGACTTCTATGTTGAAGAGATTCCGGAAGTAATTCCAGATGGAGAAGGTCCAAACATTTATATTTGGATTGAAAAATTAGGAAGAACCACCCTTGACGTTTTGCTTGATATTGCAAGAGACCTCCATATAGACAGGAAAAGAATGGGCTTTGCTGGAATGAAAGATAAAAAGGCCATCACTCGCCAATGGATCTGCATAGCGAATATGGATTCAGAGGAACAGTTTGCACAAGTTGAGGCATTAGCAGGCACAATTCATAATACTGAATTTTTAAAAGTAATTAGAGGTCGAAAAAAGTTAAGAATGGGTCAGCTTAAAGGAAATAAGTTTAGAATTCTTGTTAAGGATATTGATGGCATGGAATCAGATAACGAAGAAACTCGTAAATTAGCCATTGAAGATGCTGCAAAAAGAGCAGATGCCATCTTAAAAACCTTGGAGAAGACTGGAGTTCCTAACTACTTTGGCTGGCAAAGATTTGGAAAGCCAAGAACAAATACTCATTTGGTTGGAGAGGCTCTTATTCATAATGATTTAAAAGAGGCTGTCAGACGTTATATTGGAAATCCTAGCGAAGAAGAAAGTGAAGATTCAAGAAAAGCCCGACAAGCCTTTGATGATGGAAATTGGGAAGAATCCCTTGAATTGATGCATCCTGGAATGCGCTATGAGAAGATGATGTTGAAAGTGCTTTTAAAAGAAAAAAGAAGAGCAATCAGGAAGATTGCAGAGGAAGAAGGAATTGAAATTGAAGAAGTAGATGAATCCAAAGTGGAATTATCAGATAAGGCTTATAAAAATGCTATTCATGCACTTCCAAAGCCACTTCAAAGAATGTTTGTCCATGCTTATCAGTCATTCCTATTCAATGCTGCAGTAAGTGAGCGTGTAGCAATGGGTATGGATAAATATATCGAAGGAGATATTGTCATTGATAAGGAAGAGAGAATTGTAAGAGATAAGACTCCTGAGGAGTTTCAGGAAATGGTATCTTCCTTTGAAATAAATCAGACTTGCCCTTTGTATGGTACAAAGGTTCCATTTGCAGGTGGAGAAGTTGGCAAGATGGAAGAGGAAATCTTAAACAGCTATGGATTGACTAGAGATGACTTTGAAGTACCTAAAATGCCTCGTTTAGGAAGCCATGGTCTTAGAAGGTCTATGAGATTCCAGGTATGGGATGCAAGTGCAACAGCAACTGAAGATGGTGTTATGTGTGAGTTTTCCATTGATAAGGGATCATATGCTACTGCTGTTCTTAGGGAAGTTATGAAGAAGGATGTTTACTAGCCACCTTTTACGAGCCTACGGCTCGCAAAAGCTGGACCAAAAATTTTATTTTAACTTGGGAGTACATTGCTCTTAAGTCTTTTTTTATTAATTAAAATATTTTCATGCTTCTATTTATTAATTAAAATCTAGATTTACTATTTGTCCATATTAACTAAACTAAACTTTTTTTTAAGAATATTTTATTTTATCCTATTTGCTAATATTAGGCAATTTAGACTTATTTTTAAGCAATATCGGAATGTACGCAAGTATTGCTGATACAATCACTGCAAGCAAAGTAGGTCCTAGGAATATTGAATCCAGGTTTACAGTTGCTTGATATACAATAAATCCTGCAAGCCATGCAAATATGTTCCAATACCATATTCTAGCATTTCCAGTCTCTTCCTTTGAAAGATAGAAAGATACAAGGAGCACTGCAGCCATAGGAGCAAATACAGATGCAATAAGATATAAGAATCCAATATAATGATCCATAATTCCAGATATTGCAAGTATTGCACTTATTGCACTCACTACAACTCCTGCAATCTTTGGATTGATTCTATTAAAGATGGCCTTTGCTGATTCCCCTGCTGAATTTGCAGCTACAAAATTGGAGGTTACAGTTGAAAGCACTAAAATTATCACTCCTTGAGCTCCAAGACCTGCAAGGAGGATTGATTGTGCAATGCTTGTTGTTCCAATGCCAACTATTTCTATGCCTAAAAAATACATCCAAAGGCTTGCTATGGTATATGCTATTGCAGAGACCAATGTGCCGTTTACTGGGTTTTCCACATCTTTGGTATAATCTGAAATCACAGGAAGCCATGAGATTGGCATAGCTATTGAAATTTCAAAGATGCTCCAAAAGCTTAATGCTGTTGAATTAATGTTTTGAATAGGCAAAGCATTGGATATATGGACCCCTAAGAGTTTTACAGATAGAATAACCAGCAATGCTGTAAGCACTATCATCATAATGGTAGTAATCTTAGATGACCTTCTAAGTCCTACATAAACCCATACTGCAATGATTGCAGACAGGATAATGCAGGTTAAAGGGAAGGATATGGGTAAATTCAAGCCCATCAATGCTGAAGCCCCTTGTGCATTCAGCACAGCTACCCAAGCTATAAGCTGCAATACATTTAATGTGGAAAAGAATTTGGAGCCATAATTGCCAAAGGTTGATTTGATGGTCTCCATTGCATTCAATCTAAGACGTGCACCTATAAGTCCTGTAGAAAATAGCAGTATGCCTCCTATGATGTGGCCAAGGACTAAAGGTAGCCAAATGGAATCAAGGGTGTTCATGGAAGCAAGCTGTATTCCTGCCTCTATTTCTGAGACAGAGATTGCAACTCCGAACCAGATAACTCCATTTGAAAAAAGTCCAGTACGTTCTTCCATATTTTGCCCACTTAAAAATTAGATATTTAAATTGATTTTTACTTATTTTTTTAGATTTGAAGTACTTATATTATTTTTACTTATTTTTTTTAGATCTGAAGTACTTATATTGATTTTTACATATTTTTGTTTTTTCATATTGAAGAGTTATATTGATTTTAACAGATCATACAACTCTGGAATTGCCTGTTCGAATTTAACTCCATAAGTATGAGTCTCATCGCCAATGGTCTTTTCAATTGCCTTTTTAGTAAATTCTCCGGCTATCTTTGCTGCTGCTGAAGGGGACTTACCTAACATGGTTGATCCTACAAATGATGAAGCAAATACATCTCCAGTTCCATGGGATACATAATTTATCTTTTCATTGTAAACTATATCAATAGTGTCTTCTATTTTATCTAAAACGATCATTCCCATCTTGTCTTCTTCTTCATATCCCTTTAATATGACATATCTTTTAGTGAATGCTTTAAGCTCTTTAGCCATCTCTAGCATTTCTTCTTTTGTAAAGCTTTCTTTCCAAGGCTTATGTAGGATAAAGCATGCTTCAGTTGTGTTAGGGAGAATGAAATCACCTAATTTACAAAGCTCTCCCATTTTATCTGCAAATTCTTGGTCAAATCCATTATAGAATTCTCCATGGTCTGCCATGGCAGGGTCAACAAATACAAGGCCATTTTCTTTTAATCTTGAGTCTATGATGTCTTTTATGTAATCTAACTGTTCTGCTGATGCAATGAATCCAGTGTAAATTGAATCGAAAAATATTCCTTCTTTTTCCCAATGTTTACGGATTTCTGGAAGATCTTCTGTTAAATCTCTAACAGTAAAATCAGTAAAACCTGAAGTGTGTGTTGAGAGTACAGCAGAAGGGAGGATTGCTGTTTCTATTCCAAAAGCAGAAATTACGGGTAATGCAACTGTGATGGAGCATTGTCCATAACAGGATATGTCTTGAATTGTTAAGGTTTTTATTGTTTCATTCATTTTATTCGACCTGATTGTCATTTTTTGAAATGATTTTTTACTATTATTAATATTGAATTTTTAATATATAATTTTTATCTTACTTGAGTTAACTTAGTTTTCATATTTGAATTATAATCTTTCATATTTGAATTATTACTTTCAGATTTAAATTATAACAATTGTTATGTATATTCTATTATATAAATATTTCTAAAATTAGATATTTGATAATAAATAAATGTTTTTAAGATTTATTTAAGATAATGACTGTTCTTAATTGTTTTTTCCGCCTAAAAACAGTTAATGAATAAAAAATAGTATAAGAATTAGAATTTAAATTCTAATTATTGAATTGATTTTATATTTAAATGTCTAGTTTTTCCATTGGTTTTCCTTGCGTATGGAAAAATAGTCCATAATAAAAATCGCTATAAATGATATGGCCACTATGAATATAACATAATCAAAGGCAGTTCCCATATTTCCAGCAGCCACTTCAGAGTAAACCGCCATAGGGAGTGTTCTAGTTTGTCCGGCAATGTTTCCGGCAAGCATTGCGGTAGCACCGAATTCTCCTAAGCCACGGGCATAAGCAAGAATTCCGCCACTTATGATTCCAGGCAAAGCATTTGCAAATAAGATTTTCCAAAAGATCTTCCACTCAGACATACCTAATGTACGGCCGGCATCCAATAAATTGGAATCAACTTGTTTAAATGCACCTCTAGCAGAACGATACATTAAAGGAAAAGACATAACCACTGCAGCTATAACAGTTGCAGGCCATGAAAATGCTATCTTTACAGCAAAGAAGTCTAAAAAGAAGCTTCCTATAGGTCCTCTGATACCAAAAATATAAAGCAGGAAAAACCCTACTACTGTAGGTGGCAATACAATTGGAAGTGTGAAAATGCCATCCAGTACAATTTTTGTAGTGTCATTTTTTATCTTAACGAGAAGCCAAGCTACAATCAAACCTAAGAAAAAGGTTATAAAGATTGATAGGCTTGCGGTTTTCATTGAGATAAAAATAGGGGACCAGTCCATCATGTCTTACTCCTTTAATAATCTTTCTGTTCATTTAAATATTTTAGATAATTTTTTTTTTTAAATTGAATATCCATTAATTTATTATAAACTTTATATTATATTAAATTTTCATTTAATACAGATTTATTTTTTTTATTTCTAAATTAATGGTTTATTAATTTACGCTTATTTAAATTAAATATTTAATCATTTAAATGATTAATTGCTAAATTTATTCGTGAATGGTAAATCCGTATTCAACAAATTTGTCTTTAGCTTCTTGGGTTTGTAAGAATTCAAGGAATGCTTTTGCTGCATCTGCATCTTTAGCGTCTTTAATCATAGCTACAGGATAAATAACTGAAGTGTTTAAAGAGTTTTCAGGAGCTTCACAAACCACTTTTACATCATCATTGGATTTAGCGTCAGTAGCATATACAATACCACATTCAGCAGATCCTTGAGCTACTTGGTTCAATACAGCAGTTACATCAGTTCCTAAAGAGAATTTAGATTCAACAGCGTCCCAAATACCGAGGTTGGTTAATGCTTCTTTAGCATATTGTCCTGCAGGTACAGATTCTGGGTCACCAATAGCAATGGTA
Encoded here:
- a CDS encoding pyridoxamine 5'-phosphate oxidase family protein; this encodes MALEGAERIDEFISEAKVFFLATVDGDKPKNRPLGFHLLKDGKIYFGVGNFKDVYKQMEANPYVEIVALVETDFLRYYGKAVFEETYDMADAIVAGNEFLQGIYNDETGFKLAIFHLEEATAEIRDITGKINESYNF
- a CDS encoding HEAT repeat domain-containing protein, coding for MSSNSDKDILKELRDITKDKESWKSNINHVAVKLNDDFSLSVKAKVLWLLGEMGLKHPLEIEEYVDDIAVYLEDDHPKLRERSANAIGRIGRADKNLVINYMDKLMKLSDDESESVRHAFIWACENIAVNAPELFCEKLDIFYEMISDPGEKVRIEAPEIFRVVGKRNPSCVKPYLDKLEHIAENDENPVVRIHSAGAVRITRKALKESDNA
- a CDS encoding class I SAM-dependent methyltransferase, with the protein product MGFFSNMRKPEGKLGNIQLKSMNKEHTPVSLWGLKHLDISPEDTILDIGCGGGMNINRMAQTAKKVYGVDYSIESVNLSKEVNADFIRSGKVEVYEGNVSNLPFEDNSFDIVTAFETVYFWPDIEKSFGEVKRVLKPDGMFLIGCESNGANNLAMKFFDRVIDMELYEDNELYGFLKNNDYGDITIYLRDGKNKQEIIKKDDKTFVIDDDYDNFSISDRWVQWMTITAIK
- the truD gene encoding tRNA pseudouridine(13) synthase TruD yields the protein MLNANTYVTEEEGIGGTIRNRWEDFYVEEIPEVIPDGEGPNIYIWIEKLGRTTLDVLLDIARDLHIDRKRMGFAGMKDKKAITRQWICIANMDSEEQFAQVEALAGTIHNTEFLKVIRGRKKLRMGQLKGNKFRILVKDIDGMESDNEETRKLAIEDAAKRADAILKTLEKTGVPNYFGWQRFGKPRTNTHLVGEALIHNDLKEAVRRYIGNPSEEESEDSRKARQAFDDGNWEESLELMHPGMRYEKMMLKVLLKEKRRAIRKIAEEEGIEIEEVDESKVELSDKAYKNAIHALPKPLQRMFVHAYQSFLFNAAVSERVAMGMDKYIEGDIVIDKEERIVRDKTPEEFQEMVSSFEINQTCPLYGTKVPFAGGEVGKMEEEILNSYGLTRDDFEVPKMPRLGSHGLRRSMRFQVWDASATATEDGVMCEFSIDKGSYATAVLREVMKKDVY
- a CDS encoding cytosine permease, producing MEERTGLFSNGVIWFGVAISVSEIEAGIQLASMNTLDSIWLPLVLGHIIGGILLFSTGLIGARLRLNAMETIKSTFGNYGSKFFSTLNVLQLIAWVAVLNAQGASALMGLNLPISFPLTCIILSAIIAVWVYVGLRRSSKITTIMMIVLTALLVILSVKLLGVHISNALPIQNINSTALSFWSIFEISIAMPISWLPVISDYTKDVENPVNGTLVSAIAYTIASLWMYFLGIEIVGIGTTSIAQSILLAGLGAQGVIILVLSTVTSNFVAANSAGESAKAIFNRINPKIAGVVVSAISAILAISGIMDHYIGFLYLIASVFAPMAAVLLVSFYLSKEETGNARIWYWNIFAWLAGFIVYQATVNLDSIFLGPTLLAVIVSAILAYIPILLKNKSKLPNISK
- a CDS encoding pyridoxamine kinase: MNETIKTLTIQDISCYGQCSITVALPVISAFGIETAILPSAVLSTHTSGFTDFTVRDLTEDLPEIRKHWEKEGIFFDSIYTGFIASAEQLDYIKDIIDSRLKENGLVFVDPAMADHGEFYNGFDQEFADKMGELCKLGDFILPNTTEACFILHKPWKESFTKEEMLEMAKELKAFTKRYVILKGYEEEDKMGMIVLDKIEDTIDIVYNEKINYVSHGTGDVFASSFVGSTMLGKSPSAAAKIAGEFTKKAIEKTIGDETHTYGVKFEQAIPELYDLLKSI
- the modB gene encoding molybdate ABC transporter permease subunit, whose product is MMDWSPIFISMKTASLSIFITFFLGLIVAWLLVKIKNDTTKIVLDGIFTLPIVLPPTVVGFFLLYIFGIRGPIGSFFLDFFAVKIAFSWPATVIAAVVMSFPLMYRSARGAFKQVDSNLLDAGRTLGMSEWKIFWKILFANALPGIISGGILAYARGLGEFGATAMLAGNIAGQTRTLPMAVYSEVAAGNMGTAFDYVIFIVAISFIAIFIMDYFSIRKENQWKN